Proteins encoded by one window of Superficieibacter sp. HKU1:
- the rcsF gene encoding Rcs stress response system protein RcsF, whose protein sequence is MRALPICLVALMLSGCSILSRSPVEPVQSTTVPPKAEPAKPKTTYAAPVKIYTDAEALVGKPFRDLGEVSGDSCQASNQDSPPNIPTARKRMQINASKMHANAVLLHSCEVTSGTPGCYRQAVCVGSALNVSAK, encoded by the coding sequence ATGCGTGCTTTACCGATCTGTTTAGTCGCACTGATGCTCAGCGGCTGCTCCATATTAAGCAGATCTCCCGTCGAACCTGTTCAAAGCACCACTGTCCCGCCAAAAGCGGAACCCGCAAAACCAAAAACAACCTATGCCGCGCCGGTAAAAATTTATACGGATGCAGAAGCATTAGTCGGTAAACCTTTCCGCGATCTGGGTGAAGTCTCGGGCGATTCCTGCCAGGCGTCGAATCAGGATTCACCGCCGAATATCCCGACTGCCCGTAAACGTATGCAGATTAATGCCTCCAAAATGCATGCCAATGCCGTTCTGCTGCACAGCTGTGAAGTCACCAGCGGTACGCCGGGCTGCTATCGTCAGGCCGTCTGCGTCGGTTCCGCACTTAACGTTTCGGCAAAATGA
- the metQ gene encoding methionine ABC transporter substrate-binding lipoprotein MetQ: MTFKFKTFAAVGALIGSLALAGCGQDEKDPNHIKVGVIVGAEQQVAEVAQKVAKEKYGLDVELVTFNDYVLPNEALSKGDIDANAFQHKPYLDQQIKDRGYKLAIAGNTFVYPIAGYSKKIKSIDELQDGSQIAVPNDPTNLGRSLLLLQKQGLIKLKDGVGLLPTVLDVTENPKNLKLVELEAPQLPRSLDDAQIALAVINTTYASQIGLTPAKDGIFVEDKDSPYVNLIVAREDNKDAENVKKFVQAYQSDEVYQEANKVFNGGAVKGW; this comes from the coding sequence ATGACGTTCAAATTTAAAACCTTTGCGGCAGTCGGAGCGTTGATCGGTTCTCTGGCCCTGGCGGGTTGCGGCCAGGACGAAAAAGATCCCAACCATATTAAAGTCGGCGTGATTGTCGGTGCGGAACAACAGGTTGCCGAAGTCGCGCAAAAAGTGGCGAAAGAAAAATACGGCCTGGACGTCGAACTGGTGACGTTTAATGACTACGTACTGCCGAACGAAGCGTTGAGCAAAGGCGATATCGATGCCAATGCTTTCCAGCATAAACCGTATCTGGATCAGCAAATCAAAGATCGCGGCTATAAGCTGGCTATCGCCGGAAACACCTTTGTTTATCCGATCGCGGGCTACTCCAAAAAAATCAAATCGATTGATGAATTACAGGATGGCTCACAGATTGCCGTGCCTAACGATCCCACCAACCTTGGACGCTCTCTGCTGCTGCTGCAAAAACAGGGTCTGATCAAATTGAAAGACGGCGTGGGCCTGCTGCCAACCGTTCTCGACGTTACGGAAAATCCGAAAAACCTGAAGCTGGTTGAACTGGAAGCGCCTCAGTTGCCGCGTTCACTGGACGATGCACAAATCGCGCTGGCGGTCATTAATACGACCTATGCCAGCCAGATCGGCCTGACCCCGGCGAAAGATGGTATCTTCGTTGAAGACAAGGATTCCCCGTATGTGAACCTGATCGTGGCGCGTGAAGATAATAAAGACGCGGAAAACGTGAAAAAGTTTGTTCAGGCTTATCAGTCGGATGAAGTTTATCAGGAAGCGAACAAAGTGTTTAACGGCGGCGCTGTTAAAGGCTGGTAA
- a CDS encoding methionine ABC transporter permease MetI, with protein MSEPMMWLLLRGVWETLAMTFVSGFFGFVIGLPVGVLLYVTRPGQIIENAKLYRTLSALVNIFRSIPFIILLVWMIPFTRVIVGTSIGLQAAIVPLTVGAAPFIARMVENALLEIPAGLIEASRAMGATPMQIVRKVLLPEALPGLVNAATITLITLVGYSAMGGAVGAGGLGQIGYQYGYIGYNATVMNTVLVLLVVLVYLIQFAGDRIVRSVTHK; from the coding sequence ATGTCTGAGCCAATGATGTGGTTGTTACTGCGTGGCGTATGGGAAACGCTGGCCATGACCTTTGTTTCCGGTTTTTTCGGCTTTGTCATCGGCCTGCCAGTAGGCGTACTTTTATATGTGACTCGTCCGGGGCAAATCATTGAGAATGCGAAGCTTTACCGCACGCTGTCGGCGCTGGTAAACATCTTCCGTTCCATTCCGTTCATTATTTTACTGGTATGGATGATTCCGTTTACCCGGGTGATTGTTGGCACCTCTATTGGTTTACAGGCCGCCATAGTGCCACTTACCGTCGGTGCAGCACCCTTTATTGCCCGTATGGTTGAGAATGCGCTGCTGGAGATCCCTGCCGGGCTGATTGAAGCCTCGCGTGCAATGGGAGCCACGCCAATGCAGATCGTACGCAAAGTGCTGCTGCCGGAAGCCTTGCCGGGCCTGGTGAACGCCGCAACAATCACGCTGATTACGCTGGTCGGCTACTCCGCAATGGGCGGTGCTGTTGGCGCAGGCGGCCTCGGGCAGATAGGCTACCAGTATGGTTATATCGGGTATAACGCCACGGTAATGAATACGGTTCTGGTATTACTCGTCGTTCTGGTTTATTTAATTCAGTTCGCAGGCGATCGTATCGTCCGTTCTGTCACTCACAAATAG
- the metN gene encoding methionine ABC transporter ATP-binding protein MetN, which produces MIKLSNITKVFQQGNHTIHALNDVSLHIPAGQIYGVIGASGAGKSTLIRCVNLLERPTQGSVQVDGQELTTLSASALTKARRQIGMIFQHFNLLASRTVFGNVALPLELDATPREEINRRVKELLDLVGLSDKHDSYPANLSGGQKQRVAIARALASNPKVLLCDEATSALDPATTRSILELLKDINRRLGLTILLITHEMDVVKRICDCVAVISNGELIEQDKVSEVFSHPKTPLAQQFIQSTLHLDIPEDYLLRLKAESTADSVPMLRMEFTGQSVDAPLLSETARRFNVNNNIISAQMDYAGGVKFGIMLTEMHGAQQDTQAAIAWLQEHHVKVEVLGYV; this is translated from the coding sequence ATGATTAAACTTTCCAATATTACTAAGGTTTTCCAGCAAGGGAATCATACTATTCACGCGCTGAACGATGTCAGCCTGCATATCCCTGCCGGACAAATCTACGGCGTCATTGGCGCTTCCGGTGCGGGTAAAAGTACGCTTATCCGCTGCGTAAACTTACTTGAGCGCCCGACGCAGGGGAGCGTGCAGGTTGACGGCCAGGAACTGACTACGCTTTCTGCTTCCGCCCTCACAAAAGCGCGCCGCCAGATAGGCATGATTTTCCAGCATTTTAACCTGCTGGCCTCGCGTACCGTTTTTGGTAACGTTGCGCTGCCGCTCGAACTGGATGCTACGCCGCGTGAAGAAATCAATCGCCGGGTAAAAGAGCTGCTCGACCTGGTAGGTCTGAGTGATAAACATGACAGCTACCCTGCCAATCTTTCCGGCGGACAAAAACAGCGTGTGGCCATTGCCCGCGCCCTTGCCAGCAATCCGAAAGTTTTGCTGTGTGATGAAGCCACCAGCGCCCTCGATCCAGCCACCACGCGTTCTATTCTCGAACTACTGAAGGATATCAACCGTCGTTTAGGGCTGACTATTCTGCTAATCACCCATGAAATGGATGTGGTAAAGCGTATCTGCGATTGCGTGGCGGTGATTAGCAACGGTGAGCTTATCGAGCAGGATAAAGTCAGCGAAGTGTTTTCTCACCCGAAAACCCCGCTGGCGCAACAGTTTATTCAGTCCACGCTGCATCTGGATATTCCGGAAGATTATCTGCTGCGTTTGAAAGCCGAATCGACAGCGGATAGCGTGCCGATGCTGCGCATGGAATTTACCGGCCAGTCGGTCGACGCTCCGCTGCTGTCAGAAACCGCTCGTCGTTTTAACGTTAACAATAATATTATCAGCGCGCAGATGGATTATGCCGGTGGCGTTAAGTTCGGCATTATGCTGACCGAAATGCACGGCGCGCAACAAGATACACAAGCTGCCATTGCCTGGCTGCAGGAACACCACGTGAAAGTAGAGGTACTGGGTTATGTCTGA
- the gmhB gene encoding D-glycero-beta-D-manno-heptose 1,7-bisphosphate 7-phosphatase encodes MAKSVPAIFLDRDGTLNVDHGYVHEIDAFEFIDGVIDAMRELKEMGYALVLVTNQSGIARGKFTEEQFETLTEWMDWSLADRGVDLDGIYYCPHHPQGSVEEFRQTCDCRKPHPGMLLSAKDYLHIDMAASYMVGDKLEDMQAATAAGVGTKVLVRTGKPVTEDAENAADWVINSLADLPGAIKKR; translated from the coding sequence GTGGCAAAATCAGTACCAGCTATATTTCTCGATCGTGACGGCACGCTTAATGTCGATCACGGTTATGTACACGAAATTGATGCATTTGAATTTATTGATGGCGTGATCGACGCCATGCGTGAATTAAAAGAGATGGGCTATGCGCTGGTGCTGGTAACGAACCAGTCTGGCATTGCGCGCGGTAAGTTCACCGAAGAGCAGTTTGAAACGCTGACGGAATGGATGGACTGGTCGCTGGCAGACCGGGGTGTCGATTTAGATGGCATCTACTATTGTCCTCATCATCCGCAGGGCAGCGTGGAAGAATTCCGTCAGACCTGTGATTGCCGTAAGCCCCATCCGGGAATGCTGCTCTCAGCAAAAGACTATCTGCACATTGATATGGCCGCTTCTTATATGGTGGGCGACAAACTGGAAGATATGCAGGCGGCAACAGCAGCTGGCGTCGGGACAAAAGTACTGGTGCGAACCGGTAAACCGGTAACCGAAGACGCAGAGAACGCGGCTGATTGGGTGATTAACAGCCTGGCAGACCTGCCTGGGGCCATTAAAAAGCGCTAA
- the yafC gene encoding DNA-binding transcriptional regulator YafC: protein MKATSDEIATFVAVVESGSFSRAAEQLCLANSAISRTVKKLEAKLGVSLLNRTTRQLSLTEEGERYFRRVQVVLQEMTAAENEIIETHHSPRGLLRIDAATPVLLHYLMPLVKPFRERYPDVTLSLVSSETFINLIERKVDVAIRAGILTDSSLRARPLMTSYRKIIASPDYISRHGKPETVEELKQHVCLGFTEPGSLNTWPIYCCDAQLYEIVCGISSNSGETLKQLCLSGNGVACLSDYMIDKEIERGELVELLADKRVPVEMPLNAVYYSDRAVSARIRAFIDFLSEQNR from the coding sequence ATGAAAGCAACATCTGATGAAATCGCGACATTTGTGGCGGTTGTAGAAAGCGGAAGCTTTAGCCGTGCCGCTGAACAACTTTGTCTGGCAAACTCAGCAATCAGCCGGACGGTTAAGAAGCTGGAAGCAAAGCTTGGTGTAAGCCTGTTAAACCGGACTACCCGCCAGCTCAGTCTGACTGAAGAGGGAGAACGCTACTTCAGGCGCGTACAGGTTGTTTTACAGGAAATGACAGCAGCCGAAAATGAGATTATTGAGACACATCATTCGCCACGCGGCCTGTTGCGTATAGATGCAGCTACGCCCGTGCTTTTGCATTATTTGATGCCGTTGGTTAAACCTTTCCGCGAACGTTATCCGGACGTCACACTTTCACTGGTTTCTTCAGAAACGTTTATCAATTTGATCGAGCGTAAAGTGGATGTCGCTATCCGCGCCGGTATTCTGACTGATTCCAGCCTGCGCGCCCGGCCGTTAATGACCAGTTACCGTAAGATTATTGCCTCGCCGGACTATATCTCTCGTCACGGGAAACCAGAGACCGTTGAAGAACTCAAACAGCATGTCTGCCTGGGTTTTACCGAGCCTGGTTCGTTGAATACATGGCCCATTTACTGTTGTGATGCACAGCTCTATGAAATTGTTTGCGGCATCTCTTCTAATAGCGGCGAGACGCTTAAACAACTTTGTCTCAGCGGCAATGGTGTTGCATGTTTGTCTGACTATATGATTGATAAAGAGATTGAGCGCGGGGAACTGGTAGAACTACTGGCAGATAAGCGAGTTCCTGTTGAAATGCCACTTAATGCTGTCTACTACAGTGACAGAGCGGTGAGTGCGAGGATCAGAGCGTTTATCGATTTTCTTAGCGAGCAAAATCGTTAG
- a CDS encoding endonuclease/exonuclease/phosphatase family protein, translating into MRKNTYAMRYVAGQPAERILPPGSFASIGQALPAGAPLSSEEKIRVLVWNIFKQQRAEWQSVLQNFGKDAHLVLLQEAQTTPELIRFATSNYLAADQVPAFVLPQHPSGVMTLSAAHPVYCCPLREREPLLRLSKSALVTVYPLPDGRLLMVVNVHAVNFSLGVDVYSKQLLPIGDQIAHHSGPVIMAGDFNAWSRQRMNALYRFSREMSLRQVRFTDDQRRRAFGRPLDFIFYRGLNVGEASVLVTRASDHNPLLVEFTPGKPDR; encoded by the coding sequence GTGCGAAAAAATACTTATGCAATGCGTTATGTCGCCGGACAGCCTGCGGAGCGAATTTTGCCGCCGGGATCGTTTGCGAGTATCGGCCAGGCATTGCCAGCAGGCGCACCGCTTAGCAGTGAAGAAAAGATCCGGGTCTTAGTCTGGAACATTTTTAAGCAACAGCGCGCGGAGTGGCAGTCCGTACTGCAAAACTTTGGTAAAGACGCCCATCTGGTATTACTCCAGGAAGCGCAAACAACGCCCGAACTCATCCGATTTGCGACCTCAAACTACCTTGCTGCCGACCAAGTGCCGGCATTCGTTTTGCCTCAGCATCCCTCAGGCGTGATGACGCTCTCTGCTGCACACCCGGTCTACTGCTGCCCGTTGCGGGAGCGTGAGCCGCTGTTACGACTGTCTAAATCGGCTCTGGTAACGGTTTATCCGCTGCCGGATGGCCGGTTATTAATGGTTGTGAACGTTCACGCGGTCAACTTTAGTCTGGGCGTGGATGTTTACAGTAAACAATTGCTGCCGATTGGCGATCAAATTGCGCATCACAGCGGCCCGGTGATTATGGCTGGAGACTTCAATGCCTGGAGCCGTCAGCGTATGAACGCGCTCTATCGCTTTTCCCGGGAAATGTCGCTGCGCCAGGTTCGATTTACCGATGACCAGCGTCGTCGTGCCTTTGGACGTCCTCTGGATTTTATTTTCTATCGTGGTTTAAACGTCGGGGAAGCATCCGTTCTGGTGACCCGCGCTTCCGATCATAATCCACTACTCGTTGAATTCACGCCCGGCAAACCTGATAGATAA
- a CDS encoding class I SAM-dependent methyltransferase: MTTTTHHDHINKQFSSQAGAYLTSAVHASGRDLQQLAERLAALPHAEVLDLGCGAGHASFAAASQVAQVTAYDLSASMLEVVAGAAQEKGLYNITTQQGYAERLPFDDERFDVVISRYSAHHWHDVGQALREAKRVLKPGGVLIIMDVMSPGHPVRDIWLQTVEALRDTSHVRNYASGEWLALANEVGFITDRLTTDRLPLEFSSWIARMRTPQSLSDAIRLYQESASREVKNYFELQDDGSFTSDTIMFEAHKAV; this comes from the coding sequence ATGACAACCACTACCCACCACGATCATATCAATAAACAATTTAGCTCGCAGGCCGGGGCCTATCTGACCAGCGCCGTCCATGCCTCCGGTCGCGATTTGCAACAGTTGGCTGAGCGTCTTGCTGCTCTGCCGCATGCTGAAGTGCTGGATCTGGGCTGTGGAGCAGGGCACGCCAGTTTTGCCGCCGCCAGTCAGGTCGCTCAGGTCACTGCTTATGATTTATCAGCAAGTATGCTGGAAGTAGTTGCCGGGGCTGCACAAGAAAAAGGGCTGTATAATATTACGACCCAACAGGGCTATGCAGAACGCTTGCCTTTTGATGATGAGCGCTTTGATGTGGTGATCAGCCGCTATTCTGCCCATCACTGGCATGATGTCGGGCAGGCGCTGCGGGAAGCAAAACGAGTTTTAAAACCGGGCGGCGTCTTGATTATTATGGATGTCATGTCTCCTGGCCACCCGGTACGGGATATCTGGTTACAAACCGTTGAGGCGCTGCGGGATACATCGCACGTCAGAAATTACGCCAGCGGAGAATGGCTGGCGTTGGCGAATGAGGTTGGGTTTATCACGGATCGGCTGACAACTGACCGTCTGCCGCTGGAGTTCTCATCCTGGATTGCGCGGATGCGTACCCCGCAGTCATTGAGCGACGCCATTCGCCTGTATCAGGAGAGTGCTTCCCGGGAGGTAAAAAACTATTTTGAACTGCAGGACGATGGATCATTTACCAGCGACACCATCATGTTTGAAGCTCATAAAGCAGTCTGA
- the mltD gene encoding murein transglycosylase D has translation MKAKAILLASVLLVGCQASQHDSNVTQHAQSLSAASQGEAGKFTSQARWMDDGTFSAQDQDLWAFIGDELKMGIPENSRIRNQKQKYLQNKSYLHDVTLRAEPYMYWIAGQVKKRNMPMELVLLPIVESAFNPHATSGANAAGIWQIIPSTGRNYGLKQTRNYDARRDVVASTTAALDMMQRLNRMFDGDWLLTVAAYNSGEGRVMKAIKANKARGLPTDFWSLSLPQETKIYVPKMLALSDILKNSKRYGVVLPGTDESRALARVRLNSPVEMAQLADMAGISVTKLKTFNAGVKGSTLGASGPQYVMVPQKHANQLRESLASGEIAAVQPGLLADNAPLTSRSYKVRSGDTLSGIASRLGVTSKDLQQWNNLRGAGLKVGQNLTVGAGSSAQRLANNDDSITYRVRKGDSLASIARHHGVNIKDVMRWNSDTDNLQPGDRLTLFVKNSATPDS, from the coding sequence ATGAAGGCAAAAGCGATATTACTCGCCTCTGTCCTGCTTGTGGGTTGCCAGGCGTCTCAGCACGATAGCAACGTCACGCAGCATGCACAGAGCCTTTCTGCGGCTAGTCAAGGGGAAGCAGGTAAGTTTACCAGTCAAGCAAGGTGGATGGACGATGGAACATTCTCTGCGCAGGATCAGGACTTGTGGGCTTTTATCGGCGACGAGCTAAAGATGGGGATTCCGGAAAACAGCCGGATTCGCAATCAGAAACAGAAGTATTTACAGAACAAGAGCTATCTCCACGATGTAACTTTACGGGCAGAGCCGTATATGTACTGGATAGCCGGGCAAGTTAAGAAACGTAACATGCCAATGGAACTAGTATTACTACCCATAGTGGAGAGCGCTTTTAACCCGCATGCAACGTCTGGTGCCAATGCTGCAGGCATTTGGCAAATCATACCGAGCACCGGGCGCAATTACGGTTTGAAACAGACCCGCAATTATGATGCGCGTCGTGATGTTGTGGCCTCAACAACGGCCGCACTGGACATGATGCAGCGTCTTAACCGCATGTTTGACGGCGACTGGTTGTTAACCGTTGCGGCCTATAACAGCGGCGAAGGTCGGGTCATGAAGGCAATCAAAGCGAATAAAGCCCGCGGTTTACCCACGGACTTTTGGTCGCTCTCATTGCCACAGGAAACGAAGATTTACGTGCCTAAGATGCTGGCCCTGAGTGATATTCTCAAAAACAGCAAACGGTATGGTGTTGTCCTGCCTGGCACTGACGAAAGTCGTGCGTTGGCAAGAGTACGCCTGAATAGTCCGGTTGAAATGGCGCAGCTGGCTGATATGGCGGGTATCTCTGTCACTAAGCTGAAGACGTTTAACGCAGGCGTTAAAGGGTCGACCCTCGGTGCCAGCGGTCCGCAGTATGTGATGGTGCCGCAGAAGCATGCTAATCAGCTACGCGAGTCGTTGGCTTCAGGTGAAATTGCAGCCGTTCAGCCAGGCCTGTTAGCTGACAATGCACCACTCACCAGCCGCAGCTATAAGGTGCGCTCAGGCGATACGCTCTCAGGCATCGCTTCACGTCTTGGCGTAACGTCCAAAGATTTGCAGCAGTGGAATAATCTACGTGGTGCAGGTCTGAAAGTTGGTCAAAACCTGACGGTGGGTGCTGGTAGTAGCGCACAGCGTCTGGCCAACAATGACGACAGTATTACCTATCGTGTGCGCAAAGGTGATTCCCTCGCCAGCATTGCAAGGCATCACGGCGTAAACATCAAAGATGTGATGCGCTGGAATAGCGATACGGATAATCTGCAGCCTGGAGATCGGTTAACGCTGTTCGTGAAAAATAGTGCTACACCAGATTCCTGA
- the gloB gene encoding hydroxyacylglutathione hydrolase, giving the protein MNLNSIPAFQDNYIWILSDDDDRCIIVDPGEARPVLDALAQNKWQPAAIFLTHHHNDHTGGVKELVQHYPDIVVYGPQETLNKGTTRLVNDGDKISVLGSEFTIFATPGHTAGHVCFFSNPYLFCGDTLFSGGCGRLFEGTPAQMYQSFQKINALPENTVICCAHEYTLSNMEFAKSILPHDSFINDYYLKVKGLRAKKQMTLPVILKNERQINLFLRTDDIDLIKVISEETNLQQPEERFAWLRAKKDNF; this is encoded by the coding sequence ATGAATCTTAACAGTATTCCCGCATTTCAGGACAACTACATCTGGATATTAAGCGACGATGACGATCGCTGTATCATTGTGGATCCCGGAGAAGCCCGTCCGGTTCTGGACGCTCTGGCGCAAAATAAGTGGCAGCCAGCGGCAATCTTTTTGACGCATCATCATAACGATCATACGGGGGGCGTGAAGGAACTCGTCCAGCATTACCCGGATATAGTGGTATATGGGCCACAAGAGACGCTAAATAAAGGCACCACCAGGCTTGTTAATGACGGCGATAAAATCTCTGTTTTGGGCAGCGAATTTACTATTTTTGCTACGCCTGGACATACCGCAGGCCACGTTTGCTTCTTCAGTAATCCTTATCTTTTTTGTGGTGACACCCTGTTTTCTGGCGGTTGCGGACGCCTGTTCGAAGGCACTCCAGCACAAATGTACCAATCCTTTCAAAAGATTAACGCTTTACCTGAAAATACGGTTATTTGTTGCGCACATGAATATACTTTATCAAATATGGAGTTCGCTAAAAGTATCCTTCCGCACGATTCGTTCATAAATGATTATTACCTTAAAGTTAAGGGGTTACGTGCGAAGAAACAGATGACACTTCCGGTTATTCTGAAAAATGAGCGTCAGATAAATTTATTTTTACGAACTGATGACATTGATTTAATTAAAGTAATTTCAGAAGAAACAAATTTGCAACAACCTGAAGAGCGTTTTGCCTGGTTAAGGGCAAAGAAAGATAATTTCTGA
- a CDS encoding class I SAM-dependent methyltransferase, producing MKPARISQTAPSPTRWSELPRGEYYREALEHQLKPWLAKMYGFHLLKVGNLSAEINTDACAISHQVNVSLSGEPMQVKADPLHLPFAEKSVDACLLAHTLPWCQDPHQLLREADRVLIDDGWLIITGFNPLSLMGLRKLVPFMRKRPPSNSRMFTLMRQMDWLTLLNFEVMHYSRFQVLPWTRQGGKLLSTHLPALGCLQVIVARKRTIPLTLNPMKQSKAKRPLRQAVGATRQYRKP from the coding sequence ATGAAACCGGCAAGGATTTCCCAGACAGCGCCATCCCCAACTCGCTGGAGCGAACTGCCCCGGGGGGAATATTATCGTGAGGCTCTGGAGCATCAGCTTAAACCCTGGCTGGCAAAAATGTATGGATTTCATTTGCTTAAAGTCGGCAATTTGAGCGCCGAAATCAATACCGATGCATGCGCCATCTCCCATCAGGTTAATGTCTCGTTAAGTGGCGAACCTATGCAGGTAAAAGCCGATCCTTTGCATCTGCCGTTTGCTGAAAAGTCGGTGGATGCCTGCCTGTTAGCACATACGCTACCCTGGTGTCAGGATCCTCACCAATTACTCCGCGAAGCCGATCGCGTTTTAATCGATGATGGCTGGCTTATCATCACAGGCTTTAATCCGTTAAGCCTGATGGGATTGCGTAAGCTTGTGCCGTTTATGCGAAAAAGGCCGCCGTCAAATAGCCGTATGTTTACCCTGATGCGCCAGATGGACTGGTTAACGCTACTTAATTTTGAAGTAATGCATTATAGCCGCTTTCAGGTTTTACCGTGGACGCGGCAGGGCGGGAAATTACTGAGTACGCATCTTCCCGCGCTGGGATGTCTGCAGGTCATTGTGGCCCGTAAACGCACCATACCACTTACCCTGAATCCCATGAAGCAGAGTAAAGCTAAGCGGCCGTTAAGGCAGGCCGTAGGCGCTACCAGGCAATATCGTAAGCCCTGA
- the dnaQ gene encoding DNA polymerase III subunit epsilon produces MSTAITRQIVLDTETTGMNQIGVHYEGHKIIEIGAVEVINRRLTGNNFHVYLKPDRLVDPEAFGVHGIADEFLLDKPTFADVADEFLDYIRGAELVIHNASFDIGFMDYEFSKLNRGIPKTDTFCKVTDSLALARRMFPGKRNSLDALCSRYEIDNSKRTLHGALLDSQILADVYLMMTGGQTSIAFAMEGESKQQVDTGIQRIVRAASKLRVISASDEEQLAHESRLDLVQKKGGSCLWRA; encoded by the coding sequence ATGAGCACTGCTATTACACGACAGATCGTCCTCGATACCGAAACAACCGGTATGAACCAAATTGGCGTTCATTATGAAGGCCATAAGATCATTGAAATCGGTGCCGTTGAAGTAATCAACCGCCGTCTGACCGGTAATAACTTTCATGTCTATCTGAAGCCAGACCGGCTGGTGGATCCGGAAGCGTTCGGCGTTCACGGTATTGCCGATGAGTTTTTGCTTGATAAGCCCACCTTCGCCGACGTTGCGGATGAGTTCCTTGATTATATTCGCGGCGCTGAACTGGTCATTCATAACGCATCGTTTGATATCGGTTTTATGGATTATGAATTCAGTAAGCTGAATCGCGGGATCCCAAAAACAGATACGTTTTGTAAAGTGACCGACAGCCTGGCGCTGGCGAGGAGAATGTTCCCTGGCAAGCGTAATAGCCTGGACGCGCTATGCTCACGCTATGAAATAGATAACAGTAAGCGAACTCTGCACGGGGCGCTGCTCGATTCCCAGATCCTCGCCGATGTTTACCTGATGATGACCGGCGGTCAGACCTCCATAGCCTTCGCCATGGAAGGAGAGAGCAAGCAGCAGGTCGATACCGGTATTCAACGTATCGTTCGTGCGGCCAGCAAGTTACGGGTTATTTCTGCCAGTGATGAAGAACAGTTAGCGCACGAATCACGTCTGGATTTAGTGCAGAAAAAAGGCGGCAGTTGTCTCTGGCGCGCCTGA